One Thalassoglobus sp. JC818 genomic region harbors:
- a CDS encoding type II secretion system F family protein: MSLLSAAASQKQLALFCRSLGTSLESGIDVVRALQSASRRTSGSFRVILDDILDQVKSGTDVATAVESHGTYFPDLFSDMIQVGEQTGSLPEVLRALADHYENSVRLRKNFISQITPSLIQLVVAIIVVAGLITILGWIAASSGMNLDILGWGLVGVSGALKWLGFWAMGAVVLFVTYQILNRSLVGKKSMHRTMMRIPFVGRCMQDFAIARFSWAFHLTQNAGMAIDPSLDSSMRATSNGAFIASTDHVIRDVNQGESLTSALDATQLFPEDFIQTVDVAETAGTVPEALHRLSPQFEENAKRSLQSLTEALGWAIWTMVAGFIIFVIFRVVLWYVSLINDALQMT, from the coding sequence GTGAGCCTGTTGTCCGCAGCTGCATCACAGAAACAACTGGCGCTCTTCTGCCGGTCTCTGGGAACCTCTCTGGAATCGGGAATTGATGTCGTTCGGGCCCTCCAGTCAGCCAGTCGAAGAACGTCGGGAAGCTTCCGGGTGATCCTTGACGACATTCTCGATCAGGTCAAATCGGGAACAGACGTCGCTACAGCTGTCGAATCTCACGGAACTTACTTCCCCGATCTGTTCAGCGACATGATCCAGGTGGGAGAGCAGACAGGCTCATTGCCCGAAGTGCTGCGGGCTTTGGCGGATCACTACGAAAACAGCGTTCGCCTGAGGAAAAACTTCATTTCACAGATCACTCCATCGCTGATTCAGTTGGTCGTTGCAATTATCGTCGTCGCTGGTCTGATCACAATTCTTGGTTGGATCGCAGCTTCGAGTGGAATGAACCTCGACATCCTGGGCTGGGGACTCGTCGGCGTCTCTGGCGCTCTGAAGTGGTTGGGATTCTGGGCGATGGGTGCGGTCGTGCTGTTTGTCACCTACCAGATCCTCAACCGCAGCCTCGTCGGTAAAAAATCGATGCATCGCACAATGATGCGAATTCCGTTCGTTGGTCGCTGCATGCAAGACTTCGCGATTGCACGATTCTCATGGGCATTTCACCTCACTCAGAATGCTGGCATGGCGATCGATCCGAGCCTCGATTCCAGCATGCGGGCGACTTCCAACGGGGCTTTTATTGCGTCGACCGACCACGTCATCCGTGACGTGAATCAAGGAGAATCACTCACCAGTGCCCTCGATGCCACCCAGTTATTCCCCGAAGACTTCATTCAGACGGTCGACGTCGCAGAGACAGCCGGCACCGTTCCCGAAGCACTACATCGCCTCAGTCCGCAATTTGAGGAAAACGCCAAGCGGAGCCTGCAGTCACTCACGGAAGCTCTCGGTTGGGCCATCTGGACGATGGTGGCCGGGTTTATCATCTTTGTCATTTTCCGTGTCGTGTTGTGGTACGTCAGCCTCATTAACGATGCACTTCAAATGACATGA
- the fhcD gene encoding formylmethanofuran--tetrahydromethanopterin N-formyltransferase, whose product MRLNGVEIADTFAEAFPMKGTRVIVTAHNEKWAQIAAAEMSGNATSVIACDCETALETTLLPEESPDGRPGVSLLVFAFDRDSLAKAVQGRVGQCVLTTPTSACFNGISDCPSDKKISVGGALRYFGDGFQFSKKLGNRRFWRIPTMDGEFLCEDTFGTVTGVGGGNLIILGESQASALASAEAAVEAISTVPDVILPFPGGIVRSGSKVGSQYPKLRASTNDAYCPTLRPLVESNLPENCQCVYELVIDGLSFDSVQAAMRVGIQAATQVPGILRVTAGNYGGKLGKHHFHLRELL is encoded by the coding sequence CTGCGCCTGAATGGGGTCGAAATCGCTGACACGTTTGCCGAAGCGTTCCCGATGAAGGGAACTCGGGTGATCGTGACCGCGCACAACGAAAAGTGGGCTCAGATCGCGGCCGCAGAGATGTCCGGCAATGCGACGAGTGTGATCGCGTGCGATTGCGAAACTGCACTCGAAACGACGCTTCTCCCTGAAGAGTCTCCCGACGGCCGGCCGGGAGTTTCACTTCTCGTCTTTGCCTTCGATCGAGATTCACTCGCCAAAGCTGTCCAAGGTCGTGTTGGACAATGCGTTCTGACAACTCCGACGTCCGCTTGCTTCAATGGAATTTCCGATTGTCCATCGGATAAGAAGATCTCAGTCGGTGGAGCCCTTCGCTACTTCGGCGATGGATTTCAGTTCTCCAAGAAGCTCGGGAATCGTCGCTTCTGGAGAATCCCGACCATGGACGGGGAATTTCTCTGTGAAGACACCTTCGGGACGGTCACCGGTGTCGGCGGCGGAAACTTGATTATTCTCGGTGAATCACAGGCCTCAGCACTCGCTTCAGCAGAGGCAGCTGTTGAAGCTATCTCGACTGTTCCAGACGTGATCCTTCCCTTTCCCGGCGGGATTGTTCGATCGGGAAGCAAAGTCGGTTCCCAGTATCCAAAGCTCCGAGCCAGCACGAACGACGCCTATTGCCCCACGCTTCGCCCACTCGTTGAATCCAACCTCCCCGAAAATTGCCAGTGTGTCTACGAACTTGTGATCGATGGATTGAGTTTTGATTCCGTTCAAGCTGCGATGCGGGTCGGAATTCAGGCTGCGACTCAAGTGCCCGGAATTCTGCGAGTTACAGCAGGAAACTATGGCGGCAAGCTTGGCAAACACCACTTTCATCTTCGCGAACTCCTGTAA
- the pheA gene encoding prephenate dehydratase has translation MAKKSTTRKSRSAATKPSSSGASASKPRTQSPAAQLKSIDRELVKLINERLKLTISELQGLTDRRDIWFDPDLERELWERLEGFNKGPVSRDVLKSIFREILSSAREQVKEVRIAYLGPQFSFTHLAALEKFGRTAVLIPVNSIASVFEEVNKGHAEYGIVPIENSTDGRIVDTLDMFTRLPLRICGEVQIEVHHNLLSRSPRSEISEIYSKPQALSQCRDWLARSMPQAKLYDVTSTSTAAALAQTKPGAAAIASRQAAVQYGLEIVAESIEDNAHNVTRFAIIGDQETKPTGRDRTALLLQIPHSPGSLTDALNAFKLNKINLTWIESFPLRGPETGYLFFLDFEGHSKDAKIKKALTLLEKKAVRLEVLGSYPRSEVSQ, from the coding sequence ATGGCTAAGAAATCGACCACTCGCAAGTCCCGCTCGGCGGCGACCAAGCCCTCTTCTTCAGGAGCAAGTGCGTCAAAGCCGCGGACTCAAAGTCCGGCTGCACAACTCAAGTCGATTGACCGAGAGTTGGTCAAGCTCATCAACGAGCGGCTCAAGCTCACGATTTCAGAACTCCAGGGTCTGACCGACCGCAGGGATATCTGGTTCGATCCTGATCTGGAACGCGAACTCTGGGAGCGGCTGGAAGGCTTCAACAAAGGACCTGTCAGTCGGGACGTTTTGAAGAGCATCTTCCGGGAGATTCTCAGCTCAGCTCGCGAACAGGTCAAAGAAGTCCGCATCGCCTATCTTGGCCCACAGTTTAGTTTTACGCACCTCGCTGCTCTCGAGAAATTTGGACGAACGGCAGTCCTCATCCCGGTCAACTCCATCGCTTCGGTCTTCGAAGAGGTCAACAAGGGGCACGCGGAATACGGAATCGTCCCGATCGAAAACAGCACTGATGGCCGCATCGTCGATACCCTCGACATGTTCACGCGGCTGCCGCTACGGATTTGTGGTGAAGTCCAAATCGAGGTCCACCACAATCTTTTGTCTCGCTCACCGCGCAGCGAAATCTCCGAGATTTACAGTAAGCCGCAAGCCCTTTCACAATGTCGCGACTGGCTTGCCCGAAGCATGCCACAAGCGAAACTCTACGATGTGACTAGCACATCGACAGCTGCAGCCCTCGCTCAGACAAAACCCGGTGCTGCAGCCATCGCCAGTCGGCAGGCAGCTGTCCAGTACGGATTGGAAATCGTTGCGGAGTCGATCGAAGACAATGCTCACAACGTGACACGGTTTGCCATCATCGGCGATCAGGAAACAAAGCCGACTGGACGCGACCGCACAGCGCTGTTGCTTCAGATCCCACACTCGCCTGGCTCATTGACCGACGCACTCAATGCCTTCAAGTTGAACAAGATCAACTTGACCTGGATCGAGTCGTTCCCACTGCGAGGACCGGAAACCGGTTATCTCTTCTTCCTCGATTTCGAAGGACATTCCAAGGACGCGAAAATCAAGAAGGCACTCACGCTTCTTGAGAAGAAAGCTGTCCGGCTGGAAGTTCTCGGATCGTATCCGCGCAGCGAAGTCTCACAATAA